The Aeromonas jandaei genomic interval CTGGTTATCGACGGAACTGTCCGCGGTAAGCTGGATCGCATGGCTGACGCGCTGCAATCTTGATTGGGGTATTAGAGCATGCAACTGAATTCCACTGAAATCGCCGAGCTGATCAAGCAGCGCATTGCGCAGTTTGATGTAAAGAGCGAAGCGCGTAACGAAGGTACCATCGTCTCTGTAAGCGACGGTATCATTCGTGTCCACGGCCTGGCCGATGCCATGCAGGGTGAGATGATCGAGCTGCCGGGCAACCGCTACGCTCTGGCATTGAACCTGGAGCGTGACTCCGTTGGTGCCGTAGTAATGGGTCCCTATGCCGATCTGGCCGAAGGGATGAAAGTAAAAGGTACTGGCCGCATTCTGGAAGTGCCGGTTGGTCGTGGTCTGTTGGGCCGGGTGGTCAACACCCTGGGTCAGCCTATCGACGGTAAAGGTCCGGTCGAGCACGATGGCTTCTCTCCGGTAGAAGTGATTGCCCCGGGCGTTATCGAGCGTAAGTCTGTTGACCAGCCTGTCCAGACCGGTCTGAAAGCCATCGATGCCATGATCCCTATCGGTCGTGGCCAGCGTGAGCTGATCATCGGTGACCGCCAGGTAGGTAAAACTGCCATCGCGATCGACACCATCATCAACCAGAAAGACTCCGGCATTAAGTGTGTCTACGTTGCGATTGGCCAGAAGGCCTCCACCATCGCCAACGTAGTGCGCAAGCTGGAAGAGCACGGTGCTCTGGCCAACACCATCGTGGTGGTTGCCTCTGCTTCCGAAGCTGCTGCCCTGCAGTATCTGGCTCCGTACTCCGGTTGCTCCATGGGTGAGTACTTCCGTGACCGCGGTGAAGATGCCCTGATCATTTATGATGACCTGTCCAAGCAGGCCGTTGCATATCGTCAGATCTCCCTGCTGCTGCGCCGTCCGCCAGGACGTGAAGCATTCCCGGGCGACGTATTCTATCTGCACTCCCGTCTGCTGGAGCGTGCTGCTCGCGTCAACGACGAGTACGTAGAGAAGTTCACCAAGGGTGAAGTGAAGGGCAAAACCGGTTCTCTGACCGCGCTGCCGATCATCGAAACCCAGGCTGGTGACGTATCCGCGTTCGTTCCGACCAACGTGATCTCCATCACCGATGGTCAGATCTTCCTGACTTCCCAGTCTTTCAACGCCGGTATTCGTCCTGCGGTTGATCCGGGTATCTCCGTATCCCGTGTGGGTGGTGCCGCCCAGACCAAGATCGTCAAGAAGCTGTCCGGTGGTATCCGTACCGCGCTGGCTCAGTACCGCGAACTTGCTGCGTTTGCCCAGTTCTCTTCCGACCTGGACGATGCGACTCGCAAGCAGCTGGACCACGGTCAGAAAGTGACCGAGCTGATGAAGCAGAAGCAGTACTCTCCGATGAGCGTTGCTCACCAGTCTCTGGTGCTGTTCGCCGCGGAAAAAGGCTATCTCTCCGATGTCGAGCTGAACAAGATCCTCGATTTCGAAGCCGCTCTGCTCTCTTTCGCCGATACCCAGCATGCCGAGCTGATGGCTGAAATCAATGCCAAGGCTGACTACAACGACGCGATCGTTGGCAAGCTGACTGCGTTGCTGGACAACTTCAAGGCAACCCAGACCTGGTAAGCGTGTGTGGCAGCGCAAGCTGCCACCTGATGGAGAGAAGAGATGGCCGGCGCAAAAGAGATACGTAACAAGATCGGGAGTGTGAAAAACACTCAGAAGATCACCAGCGCTATGGAAATGGTGGCAGCAAGCAAGATGCGCCGTGCGCAGGATCGCATGTCTGCCAGCCGTCCGTACGCTGAAACCATGCGCAAGGTGATCGGCCATATCGCTCAGGGGAACCTGGAATACAAGCACCCCTACCTCATCGAACGTGAGGTCAAGCGAGTGGGTTACATCGTCGTCTCC includes:
- the atpA gene encoding F0F1 ATP synthase subunit alpha encodes the protein MQLNSTEIAELIKQRIAQFDVKSEARNEGTIVSVSDGIIRVHGLADAMQGEMIELPGNRYALALNLERDSVGAVVMGPYADLAEGMKVKGTGRILEVPVGRGLLGRVVNTLGQPIDGKGPVEHDGFSPVEVIAPGVIERKSVDQPVQTGLKAIDAMIPIGRGQRELIIGDRQVGKTAIAIDTIINQKDSGIKCVYVAIGQKASTIANVVRKLEEHGALANTIVVVASASEAAALQYLAPYSGCSMGEYFRDRGEDALIIYDDLSKQAVAYRQISLLLRRPPGREAFPGDVFYLHSRLLERAARVNDEYVEKFTKGEVKGKTGSLTALPIIETQAGDVSAFVPTNVISITDGQIFLTSQSFNAGIRPAVDPGISVSRVGGAAQTKIVKKLSGGIRTALAQYRELAAFAQFSSDLDDATRKQLDHGQKVTELMKQKQYSPMSVAHQSLVLFAAEKGYLSDVELNKILDFEAALLSFADTQHAELMAEINAKADYNDAIVGKLTALLDNFKATQTW